A segment of the Thermus thermamylovorans genome:
ATCCGGGAGATGGGCCACGACTTCGGCCAGGACCTGCCCAAGGAGCCGGGCCTCTTCCTCAAGGCCCCCAACGCCTTGGCCCACCCGGCGAATCCCCGGGACCCCTGGAACACCGGGGAGGCGGTGCCCTACCCCTTCTTCACCCAGGAGCTCCACTACGAGGGGGAGCTGGCGGTGGTCATCGGGGACCGGATGCGCCGCGTCCCCCCGGAAAAGGCCCTGGACCACGTCCTGGGCTACACCATCGCCGTGGACATCACCGCCCGGGACGCCCAGAGGCGGGACCTGCAGTGGGTCAGGGCCAAGAGCGCCGACGGCTTCCTGCCCCTGGGGCCCTGGATCGAAACCGGCCTGGACCCGCAGAACACCTGGGTGCGCACCTACGTGAACGACGAGCTAAGGCAGGAGGGGCACACCTCGGCCATGATCTTCAGCGTGGCGGAGATTCTGGCCTACATCTCCAGCTTCATGACCCTGGAGCCCCTGGACGTGGTTCTCACCGGCACCCCCGAGGGGGTGGGGGTTCTGAACCCAGGGGACCGCATCGAGGTGGCGGTGGAGGGGATCGGTACCCTGCACACCCGTATCGGCCCCAAGGAGGTGCGCCCGTGGTGAGGGTCCTGGACCTCCGCTTCCAGGGGGCGGAGCGGGTCATCGCCAGTTTCCTCCTGGATTCCCGGGAGGGCCCGGTGCTCATCGAAACCGGGCCCGAGAGCACCTACCCCCGGCTGGTGGAGGCCCTGCGGGAGGAGGGGGTCGCCCCGGAGGAGGTGCGCCACGTGTTCGTGACCCACATCCACCTGGACCACGCGGGG
Coding sequences within it:
- a CDS encoding fumarylacetoacetate hydrolase family protein: MKILRFGGGRWGILEGETVVETDGPGGNPTGRRYDLAAVRLLVPATPSKIVCVGRNYREHIREMGHDFGQDLPKEPGLFLKAPNALAHPANPRDPWNTGEAVPYPFFTQELHYEGELAVVIGDRMRRVPPEKALDHVLGYTIAVDITARDAQRRDLQWVRAKSADGFLPLGPWIETGLDPQNTWVRTYVNDELRQEGHTSAMIFSVAEILAYISSFMTLEPLDVVLTGTPEGVGVLNPGDRIEVAVEGIGTLHTRIGPKEVRPW